From one Gossypium hirsutum isolate 1008001.06 chromosome D08, Gossypium_hirsutum_v2.1, whole genome shotgun sequence genomic stretch:
- the LOC107939482 gene encoding aldehyde oxidase GLOX1 yields MGLFWRVLIILPLFFAYVNGEYFTYPARHTGKAELAGFKGPDSLATDGGGFFSGPLVVENDATATPSNQGGTTEVTVGKPGDNTLDASVGNDEIKDASMIEAATTFKGSWELFLENGGVSAMHLQLLPKINQALMFDATVWKISKIKLPPPCRHVEGTNEEDCFAHSVLMDIETGKLRPLRLHYDTWCSSGGLDINGRLVSTGGFNNGSDTVRILDLCDTCEWKEYPGALANGRWYATQVTLSDGKFMVFGGRDFPTYEFVPPEGKKNTHQDVVDFNFLVETHDLVENNLYPFVYLSTDGNIFIFANNRSVILNPKTHKIIHEFPVLPNGARNYPASGSACLLPIILKPNEDRRVIPAEILICGGAPHDAFEKADLQRPKVFLPGSCDCARLDFTKRNSKWKILNMPSARLLGDMAVLPTGDVLIVNGAKTGSAGWDDAREPNLNPVLYKFKTDGTGSKFTVLNPSNIARMYHSSFAVLPDAKVLIAGSNTNPGYLDDALFPTEVRVEKFSPPYLDPNLAMFRQEIITEKSDNQLKYGQKFTVQIRGNGVIDQQKLQVTIYSPPFVTHGICMNQRLIQLGILEFNKDVAPNTNNIVLQAPMNGNIAQPGYYMLFVNYNGVPCLRSMWVQILP; encoded by the exons atgGGTTTGTTTTGGAGAGTTCTTATTATATTACCTCTCTTTTTTGCATATGTGAACGGTGAATATTTTACATACCCTGCCCGTCATACTGGCAAAGCCGAGTTAGCCGGTTTCAAGGGTCCAGACTCTCTTGCTACTGATGGTGGCGGTTTCTTTAGCGGTCCATTGGTTGTTGAAAATGATGCAACTGCTACTCCCAGCAACCAAGGTGGAACTACCGAGGTGACGGTTGGGAAGCCCGGAGACAATACCCTCGATGCGTCTGTAGGCAATGATGAAATTAAAGATGCAAGTATGATTGAGGCTGCAACTACATTTAAAGGGAGTTGGGAATTATTCCTTGAGAATGGCGGTGTTTCCGCAATGCATTTGCAATTACTTCCTAAGATCAATCAAGCTTTGATGTTTGACGCCACAGTGTGGAAGATCTCGAAGATAAAATTACCACCGCCATGCCGACACGTCGAGGGAACCAATGAAGAAGATTGCTTTGCTCATTCGGTTCTTATGGACATTGAAACAGGAAAGCTTAGGCCACTTAGG TTGCACTATGACACTTGGTGTTCATCGGGTGGTCTTGATATCAATGGTCGATTGGTAAGCACTGGCGGTTTTAACAATGGCTCCGACACTGTGAGAATCCTCGACTTATGCGATACTTGTGAGTGGAAAGAATATCCCGGTGCACTTGCAAATGGAAGATG GTATGCCACACAAGTAACCTTAAGTGACGGTAAATTCATGGTGTTCGGAGGTCGAGATTTCCCAACATATGAATTTGTTCCACCAGAAGGCAAGAAAAACACTCATCAAGATGTGGTTGATTTCAATTTCTTGGTGGAAACACACGATCTCGTGGAGAATAATTTGTACCCTTTCGTTTACCTTTCGACTGACGGCAACATCTTCATCTTCGCTAACAATCGTTCAGTTATTTTGAACCCTAAGACCCACAAAATCATCCACGAGTTCCCGGTGCTCCCTAATGGTGCTCGTAATTATCCTGCGTCAGGAAGTGCTTGCCTCCTTCCGATCATACTCAAGCCTAATGAGGATCGTCGTGTGATCCCCGCCGAGATTTTGATATGCGGTGGAGCACCGCACGATGCGTTTGAAAAAGCTGATTTGCAGCGTCCTAAGGTGTTTTTGCCCGGGAGCTGTGATTGTGCTCGCCTTGATTTCACCAAAAGGAATAGTAAATGGAAGATCTTAAACATGCCGTCAGCTCGTCTATTGGGAGACATGGCAGTTCTTCCAACAGGAGATGTGCTTATTGTTAACGGCGCAAAGACCGGTTCAGCTGGTTGGGATGACGCCAGGGAGCCGAATTTGAACCCTGTTTTGTACAAATTCAAAACCGATGGAACTGGTTCCAAGTTCACCGTGCTTAATCCATCCAACATTGCTCGTATGTACCACTCCTCGTTCGCTGTCCTTCCTGATGCAAAAGTCCTCATCGCCGGAAGCAACACGAACCCAGGTTACCTCGATGACGCATTATTTCCCACCGAAGTTCGGGTTGAGAAGTTCTCGCCACCTTACTTGGACCCTAACTTGGCCATGTTCCGACAAGAGATCATCACCGAAAAGTCCGATAACCAATTAAAGTATGGCCAAAAATTCACAGTGCAAATCCGTGGAAATGGTGTAATCGACCAACAAAAGCTTCAAGTGACGATCTACTCGCCGCCGTTTGTGACCCACGGGATCTGCATGAATCAGAGATTGATTCAATTGGGAATTTTGGAATTTAATAAAGATGTAGCCCCAAATACAAACAACATTGTTCTTCAAGCTCCCATGAATGGCAACATTGCGCAACCTGGTTATTACATGCTCTTCGTGAACTACAATGGGGTGCCTTGCCTTCGATCGATGTGGGTACAAATTTTGCCATAA
- the LOC107939483 gene encoding aldehyde oxidase GLOX1, giving the protein MGLFWRVLIILPLFFAYVNGEHFTYPSRHPGKAELAGFKGPDTLATDGGGFFSGPLVVDNDATATIGNQGGTTEVTVGKPEDDTLVASLDNDGIRYANLIEAATTFKGSWELFLENGGVSAMHLILLPKINQALVFDATVWKISKIKLPGPPCRHVEGTNEEDCFAHSVLMDIETGKLRPLRLNYDTWCSSGGLDINGRLVSTGGFNNGSDTVRILDLCDTCDWKEYPGALANGRWYATQVTLGDGKFMVFGGRDFPTYEFVPPEGKKNTHQDVVDFNFLVETHDPVENNLYPFVYLSTDGNIFIFANNRSVILNPKTHKIIHEFPVLPNGARNYPASGSACLLPIILKPNEDRSVIPAEILICGGAPHNAFEKADLQRPKVFLPGSCDCARLDFTKRDSKWNIFNMPSARLLGDMAVLPTGDVLIVNGAKTGSAGWDDAREPNLNPVLYKFQTDGTSPKFTVLNPSNIPRMYHSSFAVLPDAKVLIAGSNTNPGYLDDALFPTEVRVEKFSPHYLDPNLAMFRQEIIAEKSDNKLKYGQKFTVQIRGSGVIDQQKLQVTIYSPPFVTHGICMNQRLIQLGILEFNKDVTPNTNNIVLQAPMNGNIAQPGYYMLFVNYNGVPCLRSIWIQILP; this is encoded by the exons ATGGGTTTGTTTTGGAGAGTTCTTATTATATTACCTCTCTTTTTTGCATATGTGAACGGTGAACATTTTACGTACCCTTCCCGTCATCCTGGCAAAGCCGAGTTAGCTGGTTTCAAGGGGCCAGACACTCTTGCTACCGATGGTGGCGGTTTCTTTAGCGGTCCCTTGGTTGTTGATAATGATGCAACTGCTACTATCGGCAACCAAGGTGGAACTACCGAGGTGACGGTTGGGAAGCCCGAAGATGATACCCTCGTTGCGTCTCTAGACAATGATGGAATTAGATATGCAAATTTGATTGAGGCTGCAACTACGTTTAAAGGAAGTTGGGAATTGTTCCTTGAGAATGGCGGTGTTTCTGCCATGCATTTGATATTGCTTCCTAAGATCAATCAAGCTTTGGTGTTTGACGCCACAGTATGGAAGATCTCGAAGATAAAATTACCGGGACCGCCATGCCGACACGTCGAGGGAACCAATGAAGAAGATTGCTTTGCTCATTCGGTTCTCATGGACATTGAAACAGGAAAGCTTAGGCCACTTAGG TTGAACTATGACACTTGGTGTTCATCGGGTGGTCTTGATATCAATGGTCGATTGGTAAGCACTGGTGGTTTTAACAATGGCTCCGACACTGTGAGAATCCTCGACTTATGCGATACTTGTGATTGGAAAGAATATCCCGGTGCACTTGCAAATGGAAGATG GTATGCCACACAAGTAACCTTAGGTGACGGTAAATTCATGGTGTTCGGAGGTCGAGATTTCCCGACATATGAATTTGTTCCACCAGAAGGCAAGAAAAACACTCATCAAGATGTGGTTGATTTCAATTTCTTGGTGGAAACACACGATCCCGTGGAGAATAATTTGTACCCTTTCGTTTACCTTTCGACTGACGGCAACATCTTCATCTTCGCTAACAATCGTTCAGTTATTTTGAACCCTAAGACCCACAAAATCATCCACGAGTTCCCGGTGCTCCCTAATGGTGCTCGTAATTATCCTGCGTCAGGAAGTGCTTGCCTCCTTCCGATCATACTCAAGCCTAATGAGGATCGTAGTGTGATCCCCGCCGAGATTTTGATATGCGGTGGAGCACCGCACAATGCGTTTGAAAAAGCTGATTTGCAGCGTCCTAAGGTGTTTTTGCCCGGGAGCTGTGATTGTGCTCGCCTTGATTTCACCAAAAGGGACAGCAAATGGAATATCTTTAACATGCCGTCAGCTCGTCTGTTGGGAGATATGGCAGTTCTTCCAACAGGAGATGTGCTTATTGTTAACGGTGCAAAAACTGGTTCAGCCGGTTGGGATGACGCCAGGGAGCCAAATTTGAACCCTGTTTTGTACAAATTCCAAACTGATGGAACTAGTCCCAAGTTCACCGTGCTTAACCCATCCAACATCCCTCGCATGTACCACTCCTCGTTCGCTGTCCTCCCTGATGCAAAAGTCCTCATCGCCGGAAGCAACACGAACCCAGGTTACCTCGATGATGCATTGTTTCCCACCGAAGTTCGGGTCGAGAAATTCTCACCACATTACTTGGACCCTAACTTGGCCATGTTCCGACAAGAGATCATTGCCGAAAAGTCCGataacaaattaaagtatggCCAGAAATTCACAGTGCAGATCCGTGGAAGCGGTGTAATCGACCAACAAAAGCTTCAAGTGACGATTTACTCGCCGCCGTTTGTGACCCACGGGATCTGCATGAATCAGAGATTGATTCAATTGGGAATTTTGGAATTTAATAAAGATGTAACCCCAAATACAAACAACATTGTTCTTCAAGCTCCCATGAATGGCAACATTGCGCAACCTGGTTACTACATGCTCTTCGTAAACTACAATGGGGTGCCTTGCCTTCGATCGATATGGATACAAATTTTGCCATAA
- the LOC107939481 gene encoding aldehyde oxidase GLOX1 — MTSLFWRGLIILPLLFVYVNGEHFLYPKRHTGKAELAGYKGPDSLAVDGGGFYSGPLIADDDGSTADGNPGGTTEVKVENLGKADGDNTNGSANSVESTQVAAKNGIGNGNIFEAKTTFKGSWELFVENAGVSAMHLILLPKINQALMFDATVWKISKMKLPGPPCRRVEGTNKEDCYVHSILMDVETGKIRPLRLNYDTWCSSGALDINGRLVSTGGYNNGSDTVRILDLCDTCGWEEYPGALGNGRWYATQVTLGDGRFMVFGGRDFPTYEFVPSQGQKNTLKDVIDFNFLVETHDPVENNLYPFVYLSTDGNVFIFANNRSVLLNPNTQTIIHEFPVLPNGARNYPASGSACLLPIMLKPNEDRRVIPSEVLICGGASHDAYTKADLQRPKVFFLGNTDCARLDITKRNGKWKIINMPSARLLGDMVVLPTGDVLIVNGAKTGSAGWDDAREPNLNPVLYKFQTDGTGSKFTVLNPSNIPRMYHSSFALLPDAKILIAGSNTNPGYLDDALFPTEVRVEKFSPHYLDPNLAMFRQEIIVEKSNNQVKYGQKFTVQIRGNGEIDQQKLQVTVYSPPFVTHGISMNQRLIQLGIVEFNKNVAPDTNNIVLQAPMNGNIAPPGYYMLFVNYNGVPCRQSMWVQFLP, encoded by the exons ATGACGTCGTTGTTTTGGAGAGGTCTTATTATATTACCTCTTCTTTTTGTATATGTCAACGGCGAGCATTTTTTGTACCCTAAACGTCATACTGGCAAAGCCGAGTTAGCCGGTTACAAGGGGCCAGACTCTCTTGCCGTCGACGGTGGTGGTTTCTATAGCGGTCCCTTGATTGCCGATGACGATGGATCTACTGCTGACGGCAATCCTGGTGGAACTACCGAGGTGAAGGTTGAAAACCTTGGAAAGGCCGACGGTGATAATACTAATGGCAGTGCAAATAGTGTCGAATCGACTCAAGTTGCTGCCAAAAATGGAATTGGCAACGGAAATATTTTTGAGGCTAAAACTACGTTTAAAGGGAGTTGGGAATTGTTTGTTGAGAACGCCGGTGTTTCCGCCATGCATTTGATATTGCTTCCTAAGATCAACCAGGCTTTGATGTTCGATGCCACAGTGTGGAAAATCTCAAAGATGAAATTACCAGGACCGCCATGCCGACGCGTCGAGGGAACCAATAAAGAAGATTGCTATGTTCATTCGATTCTCATGGACGTTGAAACAGGAAAGATTAGGCCACTTAGG TTGAACTATGACACTTGGTGCTCATCGGGTGCCCTTGATATTAATGGCCGATTGGTAAGTACTGGCGGTTATAACAATGGCTCTGACACTGTGAGAATCCTCGACTTATGCGATACTTGTGGCTGGGAAGAATATCCTGGTGCACTTGGAAATGGAAGATG GTATGCGACACAAGTAACCTTAGGCGATGGTAGATTCATGGTGTTCGGCGGTCGAGATTTCCCAACATACGAATTTGTTCCTTCACAAGGCCAGAAAAACACCCTTAAAGATGTGATTGATTTCAACTTCTTGGTGGAAACACACGATCCCGTGGAAAACAATTTGTACCCTTTCGTTTACCTTTCGACTGACGGCAATGTCTTCATCTTCGCTAACAATCGTTCAGTTCTTTTGAACCCTAACACCCAAACAATCATCCACGAGTTCCCGGTGCTTCCCAATGGTGCTCGCAATTATCCTGCGTCAGGAAGTGCTTGCCTCCTTCCGATCATGCTCAAGCCTAATGAAGATCGTAGAGTGATCCCCTCCGAGGTTTTGATATGCGGTGGCGCATCACATGATGCGTATACCAAGGCCGATTTGCAGCGCCCTAAGGTGTTTTTTCTAGGGAACACCGACTGTGCTCGCCTTGATATCACCAAAAGGAATGGCAAATGGAAGATCATAAACATGCCGTCAGCTCGTCTGTTGGGAGATATGGTCGTTTTACCAACGGGAGATGTGCTTATTGTTAACGGTGCCAAGACCGGTTCAGCAGGTTGGGATGATGCTAGGGAGCCGAATTTGAACCCTGTTTTGTACAAATTCCAAACTGATGGAACTGGTTCCAAGTTCACCGTGCTTAACCCATCCAACATCCCTCGCATGTACCACTCCTCATTTGCACTCCTCCCTGATGCAAAAATCCTCATTGCTGGAAGCAACACGAACCCTGGTTACCTCGATGATGCATTGTTTCCCACCGAAGTTCGGGTCGAGAAATTCTCACCACATTACTTGGACCCGAACTTGGCCATGTTCCGACAAGAGATCATTGTCGAGAAGTCCAATAACCAAGTGAAGTACGGCCAGAAATTTACAGTACAGATCCGTGGAAATGGCGAAATCGACCAACAGAAACTTCAAGTGACGGTTTACTCGCCGCCATTTGTAACCCACGGGATCTCCATGAATCAGAGATTGATTCAATTAGGAATTGTGGAATTTAACAAAAATGTTGCTCCAGATACAAACAACATTGTTCTTCAAGCTCCCATGAATGGCAACATTGCGCCACCTGGTTATTACATGCTCTTCGTGAACTACAATGGGGTGCCTTGCCGCCAATCGATGTGGGTTCAATTTTTGCCATAG